A genomic window from Anas platyrhynchos isolate ZD024472 breed Pekin duck chromosome 13, IASCAAS_PekinDuck_T2T, whole genome shotgun sequence includes:
- the LOC140003585 gene encoding zinc finger CCCH domain-containing protein 11A-like: MGEIHVKTLEEIRREKALQRRETQAKGEAEGHGKTEDSSAGARPARAAPSAQPGPAPAEQKSLWSTKLTGALKTEKKAVELNRPFPKLSSVPDVQPTQQSGSLKCPEKSFEESRWEKWQQREQQEKLGKEEAAVKSTAGFFHTEPAGKVAAQFPGQEAKSKC; encoded by the exons ATGGGAGAGATCCATGTGAAAACACTGGAGGAAATCCGTCGTGAGAAAGCTCTTCAGAGACGCGAAACTCAAGCCAAAGGCGAGGCTGAAGGGCATGGTAAAACTGAAGATTCCAGCGCAGGGGCAAGACCTGCTcgtgcagctccctcagcacaacCCGgacctgccccagcagagcagaaatctTTATGGAGCACAAAACTAACAG gtgctttaaaaacagaaaagaaggcagTGGAATTGAACCGGCCTTTTCCTAAACTTTCCTCTGTACCTGATGTACAG ccCACTCAGCAGAGTGGAAGTCTTaaatgtccagagaagagctttgAAGAGAGCCGGTGGGAGAAGTGGCAACAGAGAGAACAACAAGAGAAGCTTGGGAAGGAGGAAGCTGCTGTCAAATCTACTGCTGGCTTCTTTCATACCGAACCAGCAGGGAAAGTGGCAGCTCAATTTCCGGGCCAGGAAGCTAAAAGTAAGTGTTGA